In Nostoc sp. UHCC 0926, a single genomic region encodes these proteins:
- a CDS encoding RNA recognition motif domain-containing protein: MPVRLYIGNLPKEEIDRQDLQAVFAAEGDAVTTKLIKDRKTGKCRGFGFLTVNNDEQADEIIEKYNGQMFKDTPIKLEKALPRTKGEEGEEQAPKAVTLPTTSTPIPSVNREGSRREKGSKKPRRGGGGGSRESTTTTTDSDAIRPDPRWASELEKLKQMLAAQTTN, from the coding sequence ATGCCCGTTCGCCTATATATAGGTAATTTGCCTAAAGAAGAAATAGATCGTCAAGATCTGCAAGCAGTTTTTGCAGCAGAAGGTGATGCTGTAACTACTAAATTAATTAAAGACCGCAAAACTGGCAAATGCCGTGGTTTCGGTTTTCTTACCGTTAACAACGACGAACAAGCTGACGAAATCATTGAAAAGTACAATGGTCAGATGTTCAAAGACACTCCCATTAAGCTAGAGAAGGCATTACCTCGGACAAAGGGTGAGGAGGGCGAGGAGCAAGCTCCTAAAGCAGTTACTCTTCCTACTACGAGTACCCCGATTCCTAGTGTTAATAGAGAAGGTAGCCGTCGTGAGAAAGGTTCTAAGAAGCCTCGTCGTGGCGGTGGCGGAGGTTCTCGTGAAAGTACGACCACAACTACAGATTCAGACGCTATTCGTCCAGATCCTCGTTGGGCTTCGGAATTAGAAAAGCTGAAGCAAATGCTAGCTGCACAAACTACAAATTAA
- a CDS encoding SufE family protein, translated as MSSTLDSLPPALAKIVQRFQRASEPKRRYEQLIWYAQKLNEFPEAEKLPENKVPGCVSQVYITAALDDGKVVFQGDSDSQLTKGLVGLLVEGLDGLTPTDIVQLTPDFIQETGLNVSLTPSRANGFYNIFKTMQKKALECKLDLPS; from the coding sequence ATGTCCTCAACTCTAGATTCTTTGCCACCTGCGCTCGCTAAAATTGTCCAGCGCTTTCAGCGCGCTTCCGAACCGAAGCGACGTTATGAACAGCTAATCTGGTATGCTCAGAAGCTCAATGAGTTCCCAGAAGCTGAAAAATTACCCGAAAACAAAGTTCCTGGTTGCGTGTCTCAGGTTTATATCACAGCAGCCTTGGATGATGGGAAGGTTGTATTTCAGGGCGATTCCGATTCCCAGTTAACCAAAGGATTAGTAGGACTTCTGGTTGAAGGATTGGATGGACTAACGCCAACTGATATTGTCCAACTTACTCCAGATTTTATTCAAGAAACAGGTTTAAACGTTAGTCTGACACCTTCCCGTGCTAATGGATTTTACAACATTTTTAAAACCATGCAGAAAAAAGCATTGGAATGTAAGTTAGATTTGCCTAGCTAA
- a CDS encoding NAD(P)H-quinone oxidoreductase subunit N — MDFANIASQLNAGTILPEGIVILTLLGVLIVDLILGRTSARWIGYLAIAGLLTSIIALYFQWDAPNPISFTGAFIGDDLSIVFRGIIALSATTTILMSISYIEQSGAALAEFIAILLSATLGGMFLSGASELVMIFISLETLSISSYLLTGYTKRDPRSNEAALKYLLIGASSTAIFLYGVSLLYGLSGGQTELSAIANGIATAKVGQSLALVIALVFAIAGIGFKISAAPFHQWTPDVYEGAPTPVIAFLSVGSKAAGFALAIRLLTTAFPLVADEWRFVFTALAVLSMILGNVVALAQTSMKRMLAYSSIAQAGFVMIGLIASTQAGYASMIFYLLVYLFMNLCGFTCIILFSLRTGTDQIAEYSGLYQKDPLLTLGLSIALLSLGGIPPLAGFFGKIYLFWAGWQAGLYWLVLLGLVTSVVSIYYYIRVVKMMVVKEPHEMSDAVKNYPQVRWDLPGLRPLQVGLVVTLIATSIAGILSNPLFTLANNSISHTPILQATINSNLKAQNLLLLPKLDSVSQSQPSVDSTTKI, encoded by the coding sequence ATGGATTTTGCTAATATTGCATCCCAGTTAAATGCTGGAACGATTTTGCCAGAGGGGATTGTTATTCTCACCCTCTTGGGGGTTTTGATTGTTGATTTGATTTTGGGGCGTACATCCGCACGCTGGATTGGATATCTAGCGATCGCAGGTTTGCTGACTTCGATCATCGCCCTATACTTCCAATGGGATGCGCCAAATCCCATCTCCTTTACTGGTGCTTTCATTGGTGATGACCTCAGTATCGTCTTTCGCGGCATCATTGCTTTGTCTGCCACTACCACTATACTGATGTCAATCAGCTACATTGAACAGAGTGGCGCTGCTTTAGCAGAATTCATCGCTATTTTGTTGAGCGCTACTCTAGGAGGGATGTTTTTATCCGGGGCTAGTGAGTTGGTGATGATTTTCATCTCCCTAGAAACCCTGAGTATCTCCTCTTATTTATTGACAGGTTATACTAAGCGTGACCCTCGCTCCAATGAAGCGGCGCTGAAATACTTGTTAATTGGAGCTTCCAGTACGGCAATATTTTTGTATGGCGTATCACTGCTGTATGGATTATCTGGAGGACAAACGGAACTGAGTGCGATCGCTAATGGTATTGCTACAGCTAAAGTTGGTCAATCTTTAGCTTTAGTGATTGCCCTGGTTTTTGCGATCGCAGGTATTGGCTTCAAAATCTCCGCTGCACCCTTCCACCAGTGGACACCAGACGTTTACGAAGGCGCTCCCACCCCAGTAATCGCCTTTTTATCAGTTGGTTCCAAAGCAGCTGGGTTTGCCCTAGCCATCCGCTTACTGACAACAGCCTTCCCCCTTGTTGCTGACGAGTGGAGGTTTGTCTTCACTGCTCTGGCCGTTCTCAGCATGATCTTAGGTAACGTAGTCGCCCTAGCTCAAACCAGCATGAAACGGATGCTAGCTTATTCATCCATTGCCCAAGCTGGGTTTGTGATGATTGGCTTGATTGCTAGTACACAGGCAGGGTATGCCAGTATGATATTTTACCTACTGGTTTACCTATTCATGAACCTATGCGGCTTTACCTGCATCATTCTGTTCTCACTACGGACAGGAACCGACCAGATTGCCGAATACTCTGGTTTATACCAAAAAGACCCACTCCTAACATTGGGGTTGAGTATCGCCCTGCTTTCCTTGGGTGGTATTCCACCATTGGCTGGGTTTTTCGGCAAGATTTACTTATTCTGGGCTGGTTGGCAAGCAGGACTTTATTGGTTAGTCTTACTGGGCTTAGTTACCAGCGTCGTCTCTATCTACTACTACATTCGCGTAGTCAAGATGATGGTAGTCAAAGAACCCCATGAAATGTCCGACGCGGTGAAGAATTATCCACAAGTGCGTTGGGACTTGCCTGGGCTGAGACCTTTGCAAGTTGGGTTGGTGGTAACATTAATTGCTACTTCCATAGCAGGAATTTTGTCAAATCCACTGTTTACATTGGCTAACAATTCCATCTCCCATACCCCAATTTTGCAAGCAACAATCAACAGTAATCTAAAAGCACAAAATCTACTGCTTTTACCAAAGTTAGATTCGGTTAGTCAGTCTCAACCCTCAGTTGATTCTACTACTAAGATTTAA
- a CDS encoding CobW family GTP-binding protein, translating to MVADVINNSVPVTVLTGYLGAGKTTLLNHILTYEHGKKVAVIVNEFGEVGIDNQLIIDADEEIFEMNNGCICCTVRGDLIRIIGNLMKRRDKFDHLVIETTGLADPAPVIQTFFVDEDLQSKLSLDAVVTVVDAKHILQHWDADEAQEQIAFADVILLNKTDLVAPEELDELEKRIRAMNAIAKIYRTQNSELGMDALLGVKAFDLDRALEIDPDFLGEDAHVHDESVFSVALVEAGAVDGEKLNAWISELLRTQGPDIFRMKGILNIAGEDNRFVFQGVHMIFDGKPDRPWKPSETPKNELVFIGRNLDADQLKQDFLACLV from the coding sequence ATGGTGGCTGACGTAATCAACAATTCAGTTCCTGTTACTGTTCTTACAGGCTATTTGGGAGCAGGTAAAACGACTCTACTCAATCACATCCTCACCTACGAACACGGCAAAAAAGTTGCTGTGATTGTCAATGAATTTGGGGAAGTGGGTATTGATAATCAATTGATTATCGATGCAGATGAAGAAATATTTGAAATGAACAATGGCTGTATCTGTTGTACAGTCCGCGGTGACTTAATTCGGATCATTGGCAATTTGATGAAGCGGCGCGATAAATTTGACCATTTAGTAATTGAAACGACTGGATTAGCCGATCCAGCACCAGTGATTCAGACATTTTTTGTTGATGAAGATTTGCAAAGCAAACTGTCTCTAGATGCGGTGGTGACAGTCGTAGATGCCAAGCATATTTTGCAGCATTGGGATGCAGACGAAGCCCAAGAACAGATAGCCTTTGCCGATGTAATTTTACTTAATAAAACTGATTTAGTAGCGCCAGAAGAGTTGGATGAATTAGAAAAACGGATTCGGGCGATGAATGCGATCGCAAAAATCTACCGTACCCAAAATTCTGAACTAGGAATGGATGCTTTATTAGGTGTGAAAGCCTTTGATTTAGATCGGGCATTAGAAATTGATCCAGATTTCTTAGGCGAAGATGCTCACGTACACGATGAAAGTGTCTTTTCTGTGGCTTTAGTAGAAGCAGGTGCAGTCGATGGAGAAAAATTAAACGCTTGGATTTCTGAGTTACTGCGTACCCAAGGCCCAGATATCTTTCGGATGAAAGGCATTTTAAATATTGCTGGAGAAGATAATCGATTTGTGTTTCAAGGAGTGCATATGATATTTGATGGCAAACCCGATCGCCCCTGGAAACCAAGTGAAACTCCCAAAAACGAACTGGTCTTCATCGGTCGCAATCTTGATGCAGACCAACTCAAGCAAGATTTTCTCGCCTGTCTGGTATAA
- a CDS encoding oligosaccharide flippase family protein gives MFTAISNSLSMMINRLAQSITAFVLTAAIAKTLGVEALGQYLLAYSFYYMFMGIASQGLKVLFTRELAREPEKTSVCLISGSWLQLIFSFFSYGALVIVVFLLPYSSKTSTICYIMGFTIIPFALSNITEAIFQAQEKMHLIAIATVPVYIGRVIIMIWAMQLKYGIESVGAILFVSETLILVIEWIFITQSVKIQWQIDRIFVWDTIKNVRTFVAIEAMAVVSSRMQILILSLLGNEFLVGLFGGIGQVLQPFLIIANSISVGMFPTLSKAANQGQEKQQQIAENFIEIILTMGLPLFLGLLFFGKDLLVFIYTPSFAQGSLALSITAVSLLFLPFIRTLCNLLVANHFEIVNLREVFITTILASLVGVALVPQYHLLGAAIMTLVMTVLGFSQYVYFTYTLLFPLNFWRIIRRPVIIGTLMLVIFLILKNINLDFLLTLIIATSFYILFVILMSIHVLGGIHIIWEKFVKKVKKG, from the coding sequence ATGTTTACTGCTATAAGTAATTCCCTCTCAATGATGATCAATCGGTTAGCACAAAGCATTACAGCCTTTGTATTAACCGCTGCTATTGCTAAGACTCTAGGAGTTGAGGCTTTAGGGCAGTATCTACTAGCGTATAGCTTCTACTATATGTTTATGGGCATTGCTTCACAAGGGCTAAAAGTATTGTTTACCAGAGAACTAGCTCGTGAACCAGAAAAAACATCTGTTTGTTTAATAAGTGGTAGCTGGTTGCAATTAATATTTAGTTTTTTCAGTTATGGGGCTTTGGTGATTGTAGTGTTTTTACTTCCCTATAGTTCTAAAACCTCGACTATTTGCTACATCATGGGCTTCACGATCATTCCTTTTGCACTTTCCAATATCACTGAGGCAATTTTTCAAGCTCAAGAAAAGATGCATCTAATTGCCATCGCTACAGTGCCAGTGTACATTGGACGCGTAATCATAATGATTTGGGCGATGCAACTGAAATATGGAATTGAATCTGTGGGGGCAATCCTATTTGTTTCAGAAACACTAATTCTGGTAATTGAATGGATTTTTATCACACAGTCAGTCAAAATCCAATGGCAGATTGATAGAATTTTTGTATGGGATACAATTAAAAATGTACGGACATTTGTTGCTATTGAAGCAATGGCTGTAGTCAGTAGCAGAATGCAAATCTTGATTCTTTCATTGTTAGGAAATGAATTTTTAGTTGGTCTTTTTGGTGGAATAGGACAAGTGCTACAACCCTTTTTGATTATTGCCAACAGTATCAGTGTAGGAATGTTCCCGACACTCTCAAAAGCAGCAAATCAAGGACAGGAAAAGCAGCAGCAGATCGCTGAAAACTTTATTGAAATTATACTAACTATGGGATTACCCTTATTCCTTGGATTGTTATTTTTTGGCAAAGATTTACTGGTTTTTATCTATACCCCTAGTTTTGCTCAAGGAAGTTTAGCTCTGAGTATAACTGCTGTATCACTGCTTTTCTTGCCCTTCATACGCACACTGTGCAATCTACTTGTAGCCAATCATTTTGAGATAGTGAACCTGCGTGAAGTGTTTATTACAACTATATTAGCAAGCTTGGTAGGTGTGGCATTAGTTCCGCAATATCATTTACTAGGTGCAGCTATAATGACATTGGTAATGACTGTTCTTGGCTTTAGCCAGTATGTTTACTTTACCTATACTCTCTTATTTCCATTAAATTTTTGGCGAATTATTCGCCGTCCAGTTATAATCGGCACTTTGATGCTAGTTATATTTTTAATTTTAAAAAATATTAATTTAGACTTTTTATTAACTCTGATTATTGCGACTTCCTTTTATATTTTATTTGTTATTTTGATGAGTATTCATGTTTTAGGTGGAATTCATATTATCTGGGAAAAGTTTGTAAAAAAGGTAAAAAAGGGATGA
- a CDS encoding IS1 family transposase has translation MDNLSNKQWVWLALDADTREIVGIYIGAGPSLCPSVMEYLTIRSITSVRSYIDFCPAYAAVLLSKRHRTVEKKTGKTSYIERFNNTTLRQSVSRLVRITLSNSYVIRESHWCHLVFHSLLQYIITCLVLPQSES, from the coding sequence GTGGACAATTTGAGTAACAAGCAATGGGTTTGGTTAGCGCTCGATGCAGACACGCGCGAAATTGTTGGTATTTATATTGGCGCGGGACCAAGCCTCTGCCCGTCAGTTATGGAATACCTTACAATACGGTCTATCACCAGTGTGCGATCTTACATCGATTTTTGTCCTGCGTATGCGGCAGTGTTACTGAGCAAGCGGCATCGAACAGTTGAAAAAAAGACGGGTAAAACGAGCTACATTGAGCGATTTAATAATACAACATTGAGACAATCTGTGTCCCGATTAGTCCGAATAACCCTGTCCAATTCTTACGTCATTAGAGAATCACATTGGTGCCATTTGGTATTTCATTCATTACTACAATACATCATTACTTGTTTAGTACTTCCACAGTCCGAATCCTGA
- a CDS encoding response regulator, translating into MASNKILVIDDTTVVRVKVREMLPPGNFEVLEAKDGVEGLNFILQEKLSLIMLDFLLPKMSGWEVFQQVQAHPELRKIPLVIMSGRKEEVTEKITEPFEYFEFLGKPFDQKQLISAIKLAMTKAKQPRPELVPVAAGIAVKNGTNATSGVTNGTVAAPSVVNTAMPTAASNATPTAANTAMPTAASNATPSAGGVSDTEINALNEKIVKMQAEIDGLKKQLTQVVTFIKQKIK; encoded by the coding sequence GTGGCAAGCAACAAAATTTTAGTTATCGATGACACTACAGTTGTCAGGGTAAAAGTACGAGAAATGTTGCCTCCAGGCAATTTTGAGGTACTGGAAGCAAAAGACGGTGTGGAAGGACTAAATTTCATCCTTCAGGAAAAACTCAGCCTGATTATGCTGGATTTCCTGTTGCCTAAAATGAGTGGCTGGGAGGTTTTCCAGCAAGTTCAAGCCCACCCGGAGTTAAGGAAAATTCCTTTGGTGATCATGTCTGGTCGCAAGGAAGAGGTGACTGAGAAAATCACAGAACCTTTTGAATATTTTGAATTTCTGGGCAAGCCTTTTGATCAGAAGCAACTAATTAGCGCGATTAAGTTAGCTATGACCAAGGCAAAACAGCCACGTCCTGAACTAGTCCCAGTAGCAGCAGGAATTGCTGTCAAAAATGGCACAAATGCAACTTCTGGTGTCACCAATGGTACGGTAGCAGCCCCTAGCGTCGTAAATACTGCGATGCCTACGGCGGCAAGCAACGCAACTCCTACTGCTGCAAATACTGCGATGCCTACGGCGGCAAGCAACGCAACTCCTAGCGCTGGAGGAGTCTCTGACACAGAAATTAATGCGTTGAACGAGAAAATTGTCAAAATGCAAGCAGAAATTGATGGTTTGAAGAAACAGCTAACTCAGGTTGTGACTTTTATTAAACAAAAAATCAAGTAG
- a CDS encoding WD40 repeat domain-containing protein, producing the protein MNSTTSKSKEFEQHYSGTLSDYVTAIAWSPQGKTLAATSAAGEVVLWNNGELTTLQTGNGKSVDCLAFSPDGKFLAIGGQNGQVKIWQNTELIATLENAPAWVDKLAWNYTSNQLAFSLGRYVQVWDADTDEIVVTLNFDNSSVLGIDWRIDGQYLAISGYKGVKIWHSQNWDEEPYSLDTTTVSLAMAWSPDGKFLASGNMDRSVTVLEWNNPDPWVMRGFPGKIRQLAWSEATTKVGAPILASSSVEGIVVWEKQEDDSLGWEARVLTNHVDVINAIAFAPKSFLLASAAADGWLCLWNQAKEVSQIITGVSGGFSSLAWHPQGKLLAAGGEKGELVVWSKVLRGQGFGRS; encoded by the coding sequence ATGAACTCCACAACCAGCAAATCTAAGGAATTTGAACAACACTATTCGGGGACACTTTCAGATTATGTAACTGCGATCGCTTGGTCGCCACAAGGTAAAACTTTAGCAGCAACTTCCGCCGCTGGGGAAGTAGTTTTGTGGAATAATGGCGAACTCACAACCTTACAAACTGGTAACGGTAAATCAGTAGACTGTCTTGCCTTTTCGCCAGATGGAAAATTTTTAGCTATTGGTGGACAGAATGGACAAGTAAAAATTTGGCAGAATACTGAATTAATCGCCACTTTAGAAAATGCCCCCGCATGGGTTGACAAGCTAGCTTGGAATTACACTAGTAACCAACTGGCTTTTAGTTTAGGGCGTTACGTCCAAGTCTGGGATGCAGATACTGATGAAATTGTCGTGACGCTGAATTTCGACAACTCTTCAGTATTGGGTATAGATTGGCGCATTGACGGACAATACTTAGCCATTAGTGGTTATAAGGGAGTCAAGATTTGGCATAGTCAAAACTGGGATGAAGAACCATACAGCCTGGATACGACTACTGTCAGTCTAGCGATGGCTTGGTCGCCCGATGGCAAATTCCTGGCTTCTGGCAACATGGATCGTAGTGTCACTGTTTTGGAATGGAACAACCCTGACCCTTGGGTAATGCGTGGCTTCCCTGGTAAAATTCGCCAATTGGCATGGTCAGAAGCTACCACCAAAGTGGGTGCGCCGATACTGGCATCTTCTAGCGTTGAAGGTATTGTGGTGTGGGAAAAGCAAGAGGATGATTCCTTAGGTTGGGAAGCGCGAGTCTTAACTAATCATGTAGATGTGATCAATGCGATCGCCTTTGCACCCAAAAGCTTCCTTCTCGCTTCTGCTGCTGCTGACGGCTGGTTGTGTTTGTGGAACCAAGCCAAGGAAGTATCCCAAATTATCACAGGTGTCTCAGGAGGCTTTTCTAGCCTGGCTTGGCATCCCCAAGGCAAGTTACTGGCCGCAGGTGGTGAGAAGGGCGAATTAGTTGTTTGGTCAAAGGTTTTGCGGGGTCAAGGATTTGGGCGTAGTTAA
- a CDS encoding IS1/IS1595 family N-terminal zinc-binding domain-containing protein — MTLFATICGLLRVGITTLTIIWLISFTIANFLGSDQDVMIDRIEVIANYSLPMPVCPNCASCKTIKNGRIHNGKQRFKCHECGRQFVEHSPKKVIDLGTRELIDQLLLSRISLAGIARATQVSEPGLKTT, encoded by the coding sequence ATGACACTCTTTGCAACAATTTGTGGTCTATTGCGTGTAGGAATCACGACACTGACTATTATTTGGTTAATTTCATTTACCATTGCTAATTTTTTGGGTAGTGATCAAGATGTAATGATAGATAGAATAGAGGTGATTGCTAATTACTCTTTACCCATGCCTGTCTGCCCAAACTGTGCTTCTTGTAAAACGATTAAAAATGGTCGCATCCACAACGGTAAACAACGATTCAAGTGTCATGAATGCGGACGGCAATTCGTTGAGCATTCGCCAAAGAAAGTGATTGATTTGGGGACACGAGAATTGATTGACCAACTGCTGCTCTCACGCATCTCACTTGCAGGAATTGCTCGTGCCACGCAGGTTTCTGAGCCAGGGCTGAAAACTACGTGA
- a CDS encoding alpha/beta fold hydrolase, protein MSTNLLSTSAAIGFGGVVQEYLWNWENQQLRVVYETLGKGSPLLLLPAFSTVSTRLEMGELARLLAPNFQVVAIDWPGFGQSSRPSLNYRPEIYQQFLEDFVKAIFNTPITVVAAGHAASYVLQLAVKQAAFSRIVLLAPTWRGPLPTMGASQQIAGMVRELVRSPILGQALYKLNTTQSFLSFMYRRHVFTDAAKITPSFIEKKWHTTQQPGARFASAAFVTGNLDAVHEQSDFLELVQSLTVPLMVVIGESSPPKSREEMNALVALPGVKSVVIPGSLGLHEEYPAVVLEAVQDFLFSPEN, encoded by the coding sequence ATGTCAACAAATTTATTATCTACCTCTGCTGCTATTGGCTTTGGTGGAGTAGTTCAAGAATATCTCTGGAATTGGGAAAATCAGCAATTGCGCGTTGTTTATGAAACCCTCGGTAAAGGTTCACCCTTATTGCTACTACCAGCTTTTAGCACTGTTTCGACGCGTTTGGAAATGGGCGAACTCGCCAGGTTACTAGCTCCCAATTTTCAAGTTGTAGCCATAGACTGGCCTGGATTTGGACAATCTTCTCGCCCAAGTTTGAATTACCGACCGGAAATATATCAGCAATTTCTGGAAGATTTTGTCAAAGCTATTTTTAATACTCCTATTACTGTGGTGGCGGCTGGTCATGCTGCTAGTTACGTTTTACAATTAGCTGTGAAACAGGCTGCTTTCTCACGGATTGTGTTGTTAGCTCCTACTTGGCGTGGGCCTTTGCCAACAATGGGAGCAAGTCAACAGATAGCTGGTATGGTGAGAGAATTGGTGCGATCGCCTATACTTGGTCAAGCTCTCTACAAACTCAACACTACCCAATCTTTCTTAAGTTTTATGTACCGCCGCCATGTGTTTACTGACGCGGCTAAAATTACACCCAGTTTCATTGAGAAGAAGTGGCACACGACTCAACAACCAGGAGCGCGATTTGCGTCTGCTGCCTTTGTAACTGGTAATCTCGATGCTGTACACGAACAATCTGATTTTCTGGAACTTGTGCAGTCTTTAACCGTACCGCTCATGGTAGTAATTGGGGAATCCAGCCCCCCGAAATCACGAGAAGAAATGAACGCTTTGGTAGCCTTACCAGGAGTAAAAAGCGTTGTTATTCCTGGTTCTCTGGGACTACATGAAGAATATCCAGCAGTTGTTTTAGAAGCAGTTCAAGATTTTTTGTTCTCCCCAGAAAATTAA
- a CDS encoding hybrid sensor histidine kinase/response regulator, translating to MPNVPEDSLILVVDDTTTNLEMVFEILTNVGFEVATEMDGKRALQQAESILPDLILLDVMMPGIDGFETCKKLKQNSATCDIPVIFMTANSDTDSKVTGLSIGAVDYITKPFHEEELLARIKTHLQLRNLTKTLEKRVAERTAALSRALKDLQESQLQLVQTEKMSALGQLIAGVAHEINNPVGFIHGNLRHASVYFQDMINLIDLYQQHYPNPVPEIQEEIAAIDLKYMLSDLPNLISSMKEGVQRIRNISTSLRTFSRSDSDRKVSCNIHDGIDSTIMILKYRLKASEDRPDIQVIRDYDNLPELECFLGQLNQVFMNLLANAIDALEESNVGRTYIEIEANPNQVLIQTTLNENKNHILIRIKDNGMGMSADVQQKIFDHLFTTKPVGQGTGLGLSIARQIVVEKHGGTLEVNSAIGQGSEFIITIPIF from the coding sequence ATGCCAAATGTACCAGAAGATAGTTTAATTTTAGTGGTAGATGATACTACTACTAATTTAGAAATGGTCTTTGAGATATTGACTAATGTAGGCTTTGAAGTTGCTACAGAGATGGATGGTAAAAGAGCACTTCAACAGGCTGAATCTATCCTACCCGATTTGATTTTATTAGATGTAATGATGCCGGGAATAGATGGATTTGAAACCTGTAAAAAGTTGAAACAAAATTCAGCAACTTGTGATATTCCAGTAATTTTTATGACAGCCAATTCTGATACAGATAGTAAGGTAACGGGTCTAAGTATCGGGGCAGTTGATTACATTACAAAACCCTTTCATGAAGAAGAGTTATTAGCTAGAATTAAAACCCATCTTCAATTACGAAATCTCACAAAAACTTTAGAAAAACGAGTTGCAGAAAGGACAGCAGCGTTGTCTAGGGCATTAAAAGACTTACAAGAGTCTCAACTTCAGCTTGTACAGACGGAAAAAATGTCTGCCCTTGGTCAATTAATAGCAGGAGTTGCTCATGAAATTAATAATCCCGTTGGTTTCATTCATGGCAATCTCAGACACGCTTCAGTATATTTCCAAGACATGATTAACCTCATTGATCTCTATCAACAGCACTATCCTAATCCGGTTCCAGAAATTCAAGAGGAAATTGCAGCGATAGATTTGAAGTATATGCTTTCTGATCTACCTAATTTAATTTCCTCAATGAAAGAGGGTGTTCAGCGTATTCGTAACATTAGTACTAGTCTGAGAACCTTTTCTCGATCAGATAGCGATCGCAAAGTTTCTTGCAACATTCATGATGGCATAGACAGCACAATCATGATCCTCAAATACCGCTTAAAAGCATCTGAGGATCGACCAGATATTCAAGTGATTAGAGATTACGATAATTTGCCAGAATTAGAATGCTTTCTCGGACAACTAAATCAGGTATTTATGAATTTATTAGCTAATGCTATTGATGCTTTAGAGGAGTCTAATGTAGGACGCACCTATATTGAAATTGAAGCAAATCCCAACCAAGTTTTGATTCAGACTACCCTCAATGAAAACAAAAATCATATTTTGATTCGCATTAAAGATAATGGCATGGGAATGTCTGCTGATGTCCAGCAAAAAATCTTTGACCATTTATTCACCACCAAGCCTGTGGGTCAAGGTACAGGATTAGGATTATCAATTGCCCGTCAAATTGTTGTCGAAAAACATGGAGGAACTCTAGAGGTAAATTCAGCAATAGGACAAGGTTCAGAATTTATAATCACCATTCCAATTTTTTAG
- a CDS encoding glycosyltransferase family 2 protein, with the protein MTALTQTLESIEVIVIIDGPDQETVNGLSQIADPRLRVIELPKNVGPSGARNTGVREAKGTWIAFLDDDDEWLPEKLERQLEVANNSHYDFPVVASRFISYTHKGKFICPRRLPNLSEHLSEYLFARNSFFKGEGCIQTSTLFVKKELMQKMPLEEKFYRHEDWEWLLRVSAIEGVGIEFVPEPMSIWHSEMGIKRLSNIKDWQYSLDWIRHNRNLVTPKAYSGFIATIIAPSASFVGDWKAFFPLLGEAIRWGKLRPIDIYLYLTMWLFPQQLRQQVRSILAKKTT; encoded by the coding sequence ATGACTGCATTAACTCAAACGCTGGAATCTATTGAAGTGATTGTGATCATAGACGGTCCCGATCAGGAAACAGTTAATGGACTATCTCAGATAGCTGATCCAAGATTGAGAGTAATAGAACTACCAAAAAATGTTGGGCCATCAGGGGCTAGAAATACTGGTGTAAGAGAGGCTAAAGGCACTTGGATAGCCTTTTTAGATGACGATGATGAATGGCTTCCAGAAAAATTGGAGCGTCAACTTGAAGTAGCAAATAATTCCCATTATGATTTTCCAGTTGTCGCCAGTCGTTTCATTTCCTATACTCACAAAGGTAAGTTTATTTGTCCGAGAAGGCTACCTAACCTCTCGGAACATTTAAGTGAATATCTTTTTGCGCGTAACTCGTTTTTTAAAGGAGAGGGCTGCATACAAACCTCAACTCTTTTCGTGAAAAAAGAGTTAATGCAAAAAATGCCTCTAGAAGAAAAATTTTACAGACATGAGGATTGGGAGTGGTTGCTTCGGGTTAGTGCTATCGAAGGTGTAGGAATAGAGTTTGTGCCTGAGCCTATGTCAATCTGGCATTCAGAAATGGGAATCAAGCGCTTAAGCAACATCAAGGACTGGCAATATTCCTTGGATTGGATTCGTCACAACCGCAATTTAGTAACACCAAAGGCTTATTCAGGCTTCATTGCAACAATTATCGCTCCTTCTGCCTCCTTTGTAGGTGATTGGAAAGCCTTCTTTCCTTTGTTGGGGGAAGCTATACGATGGGGCAAGCTCCGACCGATTGACATATACTTGTACTTAACTATGTGGCTGTTCCCTCAGCAGTTACGGCAGCAAGTTCGCTCTATTTTAGCCAAGAAAACAACTTAG